A stretch of DNA from Serinibacter arcticus:
CCGAGTACACGGCCCCGACGGTCTCGCCGTTCGTGGACGTCGCCACGAGCAACCCGTTCTACAAGGAGATCGCCTGGCTCGCCTCGACCGGCATCTCCACGGGCTGGCCGCAGGTGGACGACACGGTGAAGTTCGAGCCGTTCGTCTCGGTCAAGCGTGACGCCATGGCCGCGTTCCTGTTCCGGTACGCCGACCAGAGCTGACGGTTCTGGAATGACGAAGGCCGGGTCCCCTCGCGGGGGCCCGGCCTTCGGTCTGTCTGCTGGGTGGTGCCGTGGTGCTGTGGTGCTGGGTGGTGCTCAGGCGTCGACGGCGTCGGCCTTCTCGCTCGCCTCCTGGGCGGCGATGTCGGCGCGGACCTTGTCCATGTCGAGGTCGTTGACGGCGGTGAGGAGCTCCTCGAACGCCGCCGGCGGCAGGGCGCCCGAGGAACGGTGGACGAGGATCTGGTCGCGGAAGACCATCAGCGTCGGGATCGAGGAGATGCCGGCCTGACCGGCGAGCTCCTGCTCGGCGTCGGTGTCGACCTTCGCGAAGACGACGTCGCCGTGCTTCTCGGACGCGGCCGAGAAGGTCGGTGCGAACTGCTTGCACGGGCCGCACCACTCGGCCCAGAAGTCGACGACGACCGTGCCGTTGCCGGTGATCGTCTCGCCGAAGGTGGCGGCCGTGAGGTCGATGGTGCTCATGCTGCGCACTCCTTGGGGTTCGGGGCTGGTGTGCCTACGGGAGAACGTCGCGAGGTCCGTCTTCATTCCGCGACGGCGCGGGCGCGTCCTCCGGGGCCGTCGCGGCCAGCTCGCCGTGGGGCTCGGCGACCTCCTCGCCGTCGGCCTCGGGGACGGGGGTCGTGAGCCGGCCCCGGCTGCGGACCGCCATGGCCACCACGGTGACGACG
This window harbors:
- the trxA gene encoding thioredoxin: MSTIDLTAATFGETITGNGTVVVDFWAEWCGPCKQFAPTFSAASEKHGDVVFAKVDTDAEQELAGQAGISSIPTLMVFRDQILVHRSSGALPPAAFEELLTAVNDLDMDKVRADIAAQEASEKADAVDA